GGCCGCGAATATCCGCGAGGTCGTCGTCTTTCATTCCAGCGCAACAGAACTGCGCAAATACACCGAGGGACTCCCGCTGGATTTCATCGCTGATCCCGACAAACAGCTCTACCGGGACTTCGGCGTCGAATCCTCGCCGCGCGCACTGCTCGACCCGCGCGGCTGGCCCGGCATCGTCCGCGGCCTGACCGGCGCCGCCGTCGCCACCCTGCGCCACCGGCAACCCACTCCGCCGACCAAACCCGAGGGCGGCAGCCTGGGCCTGCCCGCCGACTTCCTCATCGCCCCCGACGGCGGAGTCCTCGCCGCGAAACACGGCACGCACGTCGACGACCAATGGTCCGTGGACGAACTGCTCGCCCTGGTCCCGGCGCGAAAGCCGCTGTCCTGAAACGAAAACCGCCGGTGCAGTGCGTCGAAAGCACTGCACCGGAGGAGGTTTCCGGTCCTACTCGGCGATGACGATCTTCACCTCGGAGCCGGCCGCGTCGGTGGCCTCGGTCGGAGTGACGAACCAGTGCGAGACCTCGCTGTCGGCGAGATCGCCGGCGAGATCGTCCGACGGGAGCACCGACAGGGCGCCCGCGGTGGCGGCGGCCAGGAACTCAAGCATGGCGGCGCGGCCGGACCCGGCCGTGGTGTACGTGGTCGACTCGTAGTCGAGCGCGTACTCCTCGCGGACATGTTCGGCTTGCGCCAATGCCTCCGTCTGGGTGATCGCGAGGACACCGTCGCCGGCCGGGACGACGAAGGCCGGATGGTCTTCGCCGAGCGGCCGGACCCGGTCCGCGTAGGACACCGGATGCGACGCCGCCGCGGCCAGCTCGGCCTGGACGTCGGCCGGCACCAGCCAGCGAATCGGGCTGTCCGCCACCGGATCCGGGCCGATACCGAAGGTGGCGCCGGCCGCGGCCAGGTCGTCCACCGCGAGATCGCCCGCGAACAACAGTGCCGCACCGGCCTTCTGCACCGCCCACGCCGCGACCACCGCGTCCAGCGAACGCGGCAGCGTCACCGCGACGATATCGCCCGGTCCGGCACCGCGATCGATGAGCACCCGCGCCAGTTGCGAGGAGCGTCGATCCAGTACGTGGTAGGCGATTTCGTCACCGTCGGCGAGCACCGCGGGCGCCTCCGGATCCTCTTCGACGACCTCGGCGAGCACCTTGGCGACCGTCTGCGCGCCGACCCTGGCGGCGGTGTCCGGGGTGGAAACCGTTGCCGTGATGCCGGATTCGGTGAGCAGGCGGGCCCGTTCGCCGGCATCGAGGATATCGATGTCGCCGACGAGCGCGTCCGGATCGCCGAGCAGCGCCTCCAGTACCCGGATCAGCCTGGCGGACAGGGTTTCCACCTCGTCCGCGGTGAACCGGCTGCCCAGGTACTTGAGCGTCAGCTCGATCGTCGCCTCGGCGGTCACCAGCAGGGTCAGCGGGTAGTGCGTGGCGTCGTTGACGCCGACACCGGTGACCGACATACCGTCGATGGAGCTGGCGGCCGAAATGGCTTCCTTGTCCATCGGATACGACTCGAACACCAGCAGCGTGTCGAACAGCGCTCCGGTACCCGCCACCCGCTGGATATCGGTGAGGCCCACGTAGTGGTGCTCAAGCAGGTCGGCCTGATCGTGCTGCAACCGCTCCAGCAGCTTGCCGATGCTCTGGCGATCATCGATGCGCAGCCGCACCGGCAGCGTGTTGATGAACAGGCCGACCATCGATTCCACGCCGGGCAGCTCGGCCGGTCGGCCGGAGACGGTGGCGCCGAACACCACATCACCACGGCCGGTGAGCCGCCCGAGCAGGATGCCCCACGCCGCCTGCACCAGCGTGTTCACCGTGACGCCCAATTCCGCGGCGTGCTTGGTGAGTTGGCGGGTGCGGTCGGCGTCGATCTCGGTGATCTGCTTGCCGATCTCGTACTGCTCGGTCGAGCGTGGTTGCGGCGCAAGCTGCGTCGGCTCGGTGACGCCGTCGAGCGCGGTCGCCCACGCCCGCAGTGACGCCTCGCGGTCGCGCCCGGCCAGCCA
This genomic stretch from Nocardia brasiliensis ATCC 700358 harbors:
- a CDS encoding peroxiredoxin-like family protein, coding for MPLPTTVADRVLTTVTDRQVYLPDPNRLIHLQFRRFAGCPVCHLHLRSIVTRHDEITAANIREVVVFHSSATELRKYTEGLPLDFIADPDKQLYRDFGVESSPRALLDPRGWPGIVRGLTGAAVATLRHRQPTPPTKPEGGSLGLPADFLIAPDGGVLAAKHGTHVDDQWSVDELLALVPARKPLS